A window from Zingiber officinale cultivar Zhangliang chromosome 7A, Zo_v1.1, whole genome shotgun sequence encodes these proteins:
- the LOC121999510 gene encoding glutathione S-transferase T3-like — protein sequence MVLDESRRASIGASGVEKELATPPSPLESQFPPHSKQVEVEKIDFNVDVEMDSKRTFWTVEEEQHLTKSYINISTDSAIGNSQKDKAFWKCIGDYYNETRPYGTKKRDFMALKSHFYGYYSLANEFGSMHNNFWENRQSGESDEDILVKTHMKWKDMHKNKPFKYEHVWRILKEQVKWAPQSEGHRVGKKARTSELGTHTSSSNPNASADVDDYEARKRPIGKKMTKKKGKINHVVVETMEQSIGNMSNMWKEFKGIQQDKVRKIDEFHNNEKVVEFEAFRRDYEILMRDTSRMTKQQEDIYKKACEIC from the coding sequence ATGGTCTTGGATGAATCAAGAAGAGCGAGTATAGGTGCATCCGGAGTCGAGAAAGAACTCGCAACACCACCTTCTCCCCTTGAGTCTCAGTTTCCACCACATTCGAAACAAGTAGAGGTggaaaaaattgattttaatgttGATGTAGAGATGGACAGCAAACGAACATTTTGGACAGTAGAAGAAGAGCAACATCTTACAAAATCATATATCAATATTAGCACTGACTCGGCAATCGGGAATTCTCAAAAGGATAAAGCTTTTTGGAAGTGTATCGGAGATTACTACAACGAGACTCGGCCATATGGAACTAAGAAGAGGGATTTCATGGCGCTAAAGTCACATTTCTATGGGTATTATTCGTTGGCAAATGAATTTGGTTCAATGCACAATAATTTTTGGGAGAATCGTCAAAGCGGTGAGAGTGACGAGGATATACTTGTAAAAACACATATGAAGTGGAAGGACATGCATAAGAACAAACCTTTTAAATATGAACATGTGTGGAGAATTTTGAAAGAGCAAGTGAAATGGGCTCCACAATCAGAGGGTCATCGTGTTGGAAAAAAAGCAAGGACATCTGAATTAGGGACACACACATCCTCGTCCAACCCAAATGCTAGTGCTGATGTGGACGACTATGAAGCGCGCAAGCGTCCAATTGGGAAAAAGATGACAAAGAAGAAGGGTAAAATTAATCATGTAGTGGTAGAAACAATGGAACAAAGCATTGGCAACATGAGCAACATGTGGAAGGAATTCAAAGGTATTCAACAAGACAAAGTTAGGAAGATAGATGAATTCCATAACAATGAGAAAGTTGTAGAATTTGAAGCATTTCGACGTGATTATGAAATCCTGATGAGGGATACTTCAAGAATGACAAAGCAACAAGAGGATATATATAAAAAGGCATGTGAAAtatgttag
- the LOC122001729 gene encoding NHP2-like protein 1: protein MDSVAVNPKAYPLADAQLTITILDLIQQAANYKQLKKGANEATKTLNRGISEFVVMAADTEPLEILLHLPLLAEDKNVPYVFLPSKQALGRACGVTRPVIACSVTSNEGSQLKSQIQQLKDAIEKLLI from the exons ATG GACTCTGTTGCCGTGAATCCCAAAGCGTACCCCTTGGCCGACGCGCAGCTAACCATCACCATCCTCGATCTCATCCAACAGGCCGCCAATTACAAGCAACTCAAGAAAGGCGCAAATGAAG CCACCAAGACGTTGAATAGGGGAATATCTGAATTCGTCGTGATGGCCGCAGACACAGAGCCGCTCGAGATCCTCCTCCATCTGCCTTTGCTCGCGGAGGACAAG AATGTGCCATATGTCTTTCTTCCTTCCAAACAAGCTCTTGGCCGTGCTTGCGGAGTCACCAGACCTGTGATTGCTTGTTCAGTGACTAGCAACGAAGGCAGCCAGTTGAAATCCCAAATCCAGCAGCTCAAG GATGCAATCGAAAAGCTTCTCATCTAG
- the LOC122001728 gene encoding EPIDERMAL PATTERNING FACTOR-like protein 2, whose translation MSLFCHSILSLFLLFASVHSVRRTQGRALLEPREVAKGQGEEGGGSVAAASCADCVMDGVFDQGQGEEGGGSVAAAMIGSRPPRCEGRCLSCGQCEAIQVPAIPQDLTPVAVSSRGDEGSSIYKPLSWKCKCGGMILNP comes from the exons ATGTCTCTCTTTTGCCACAGCATCCTCTCCCTGTTCCTCCTCTTCGCCTCCGTCCATTCTGTGCGAAGGACACAAGGTAGAGCCTTGCTTGAGCCTCGGGAGGTTGCCAAG GGACAGGGAGAAGAGGGCGGCGGCAGCGTCGCGGCAGCAAGCTGTGCAGACTGTGTGATGGACGGTGTGTTTGATCAGGGACAAGGAGAAGAGGGCGGCGGCAGCGTCGCAGCGGCAATGATTGGGTCAAGGCCGCCACGGTGCGAAGGGAGGTGCCTCAGCTGCGGCCAGTGCGAGGCGATTCAGGTGCCAGCGATCCCACAGGATTTAACTCCGGTGGCAGTGAGCTCCAGGGGCGATGAAGGCAGCTCCATTTACAAGCCTCTGAGCTGGAAGTGCAAGTGCGGAGGCATGATCTTAAATCCATGA